CATTTCCTGGCCAATTATGATTTTTTAGCCAGGTAGTAGCTTCTTGGGATAATTTTGTTGGTTTAAGATGATATTCTTTTGTATACATATTAATAAAGAAATTAGCAAGTTCAAGAATATCATCTCCACGCTCGGCTAGTGATGGAAGACGTAGTGGAATCACATTAAGTCTAAAAAAGAGATCTTGACGAAATTTGCCTTCATCTACCCATTTCTCCATATCTCTATTGGTGGTAGCAAGAACACGAACATCAACTTTAATTGTTTCTGTACCACCAACACGATCAATCTCACCCTCTTGTAATACACGTAGAAGTTTTGATTGAAGAGCAAGATCCATTTCTGAAATTTCATCTAGTAAAATTGTTCCTCCAGAAGCCAGTTCAAACTTGCCAAGTTTTCGTGCAATGGCTCCAGTGAAAGAACCTTTTTCATGACCAAAGAGTTCGCTTTCTAAAAGATGTTCTGGTAATGCAGCACAGTTAACTGCAATGAATGGCCCTTTACTTCGGTTACTCCAAGCATGAAGTGTACGTGCAAACATTTCTTTACCTGTTCCTGACTCTCCAGATATTAATACTGATGCCTTAGAAGGAGCTACTTGCTTTGCTAGTGCAAGGACACGTCGTATAGCAGGATTGCTTCCAATAATAGTAGGTGCACTAGAAAGATCTTCTGGCTTATGACCATCAAGAGTTGACTTTGAAGGTAGTGGGGTTAGTTTATATGATTTTTGGAGAACAGTTTTAATTTTTTCTGTGGAAAGTGGTTCTAGCCAATAGTCTTGAGCACCTAAAGTCATAAGGCGTTCAGCTTCTTCTGTAGTTCCCTTGTCTGTGGTAACCACAATAGGTGGAAATTTTGGATCT
The sequence above is drawn from the Lawsonia intracellularis PHE/MN1-00 genome and encodes:
- a CDS encoding sigma-54-dependent transcriptional regulator: MMKQHILFLAPSHIITRIFPELRDSGIEVSLAENINSASAAIKKSRPDIIISRPTLPGYKVEELFNIAKEDPKFPPIVVTTDKGTTEEAERLMTLGAQDYWLEPLSTEKIKTVLQKSYKLTPLPSKSTLDGHKPEDLSSAPTIIGSNPAIRRVLALAKQVAPSKASVLISGESGTGKEMFARTLHAWSNRSKGPFIAVNCAALPEHLLESELFGHEKGSFTGAIARKLGKFELASGGTILLDEISEMDLALQSKLLRVLQEGEIDRVGGTETIKVDVRVLATTNRDMEKWVDEGKFRQDLFFRLNVIPLRLPSLAERGDDILELANFFINMYTKEYHLKPTKLSQEATTWLKNHNWPGNVRELQNLMERAVLLAGGGLITPNHFLLETEEWPLFDEVPLEQQTESIIPEVITISNTTQALQTHPQSKSTTATTTSSVFPNAVIPLHEMERLMIIKGLEATSGNRTQAAELLGISIRTLRNKLNEYKEQGFTI